Genomic segment of Bacillota bacterium:
CAGCGCCATCGGCCCGTGCCTGGTCCCGATGGATGCATCCGGCCACCCTCTTAGGCCGGCTATTCTCTACGGTGTCGACAGCAGGGCTTCACGTCAGATAGAACAGATGAAGTCTGCTATGAGCCCGGATGAGGCCCTTGCAGTTGCGGCCAACCCTATCACGACCCAGTCTCTTCTCCCTAAAGCCATGTGGCTCAGAGACGAAGAGCCGGGCGTGTACAGCAAAGCTAAGCTCTTCCTTGATGCCGCCGGGTACTTGGCCTTCCGGCTCACCGGCTCTCCCTCGCTGGACCTCTTTACGGCTACGGCAGGAGGTCTCATCGACATCCGCACTCTCGCCAAGAGCCCCGACATGTTCCACGCCGCCGATGTCTCCCCGGATCTCTTCCCCGAACCCTCATGGCCCACCAAGCTGGTTGGGACAGTCACAAAGACCGCGGCCAGCCTGACGGGGCTCAAGCCGGGCACGCCTGTGACCACGGGAACCTGTGACGCCGCAGCGGAGTCCGTGGGGGCTGGGACCACTGAAGACGGAGAGGTGACTTTGATCTACGGGACCACCGCAGTCGTACTTGCATGTCTTGGCAAGCCTGCCTCCAACCCCGCGCTGTTCGGGGGACCTTACTGCCTGCCGGACAGGTACGTCCTGGCCGGCGCCACCGCGGCGGCTGGAGCTCTCACCTCCTGGTATCGTGACAACTTCGGTGCCCAGGCCCGGTCAGAGGCCGCTAAGACTAACAAGAACCCGTATGAGGTGCTCTACGAGATGGGGCGGCAGGTTCCTGCAGGCTCAGACTCCCTGGTGGTCCTCCCGTATTTCGGCGGGGCGCGCACTCCGGTAAATGACGAGCACGCGCGAGGGGTGATCCTCGGACTCACCTTGCGCCACACTGGGGCACACATTTACCGTGCATTGCTGGAGTCGGTCGGCTACGAGATCAGGCATCATCTGGAGGAGATGACCCGATCCGGCGCCGCTCCCCACGTCATACGCGCTGTGGGAGGGGGCACGAGGAACCCATTGTGGACTCAGTGTGTCAGTGACATCACCGGGCTGACCCAGGCATGTGTGGCGAATCCTCTGGGAGCTCCTCTCGGGGACGCATACTTGGCAGCGATGGCGGTGGGCGCGGTCGAGGGAGTCGGCCAACTCAAACAGGCCTGGATCCGGGCGGACACCGTCGTCACGCCTGACCCGGCCAACAAGGCCACCTATGACAGACTGTATGGTGTCTACCGGGAGGCATACGCGGCCACGAGAAACCTCAGTCACACTCTGGCATGCGGGTAGACGCGGCTCGATCACGTGCTGCTGCTCGGCGTTGGCGGCCTCACCTTCGAGTATGACTATCTCGTCCTTGACGACAAGGACATCGA
This window contains:
- a CDS encoding FGGY family carbohydrate kinase yields the protein MEPLLLGVDIGTSGAKGVLVTAGGEIVAAAERTHSVSMPRPGWVEHDAEHVWWGGFAEILAQILRTSGADPERIAGVGCSAIGPCLVPMDASGHPLRPAILYGVDSRASRQIEQMKSAMSPDEALAVAANPITTQSLLPKAMWLRDEEPGVYSKAKLFLDAAGYLAFRLTGSPSLDLFTATAGGLIDIRTLAKSPDMFHAADVSPDLFPEPSWPTKLVGTVTKTAASLTGLKPGTPVTTGTCDAAAESVGAGTTEDGEVTLIYGTTAVVLACLGKPASNPALFGGPYCLPDRYVLAGATAAAGALTSWYRDNFGAQARSEAAKTNKNPYEVLYEMGRQVPAGSDSLVVLPYFGGARTPVNDEHARGVILGLTLRHTGAHIYRALLESVGYEIRHHLEEMTRSGAAPHVIRAVGGGTRNPLWTQCVSDITGLTQACVANPLGAPLGDAYLAAMAVGAVEGVGQLKQAWIRADTVVTPDPANKATYDRLYGVYREAYAATRNLSHTLACG